The following is a genomic window from Pseudomonas promysalinigenes.
TTACCGAGTGGGCCGACCTGTGGCAGGACTGCTGTTCGCTGCAGCATGCGCTGCGCACTGACGACGCCAAGCCCTGGCGTGCGGTGTACCGGCATTGGCGGCTAGGCCGGCTGACTGCGTTCTTCGACCGAGGGCTGATGCTCTATTCGGTGGCCTCCACGGTGCTGGCGATCATCGTCGCGTGTGGCCTGTGGATCGGCCTTGGCTGGAACGATGGCGCCAGTGCGGTGATTCTCGCAGCCGTGTCGTGCAGTTTTTTCGCCGCCATGGACGACCCAGCACCGCAGATCTACCGGTTCTTCTTCTGGACCTTGATGTCGGTGATCTTCTCAAGCCTTTACCTGTTTCTGGTGCTGCCCAACCTGCACGACTTCCCGATGCTGGTGCTGGCCTTCGCCGTCCCGTTCATCTGTATCGGAACCCTGACCGTCCAGCCGCGCTTTTATCTCGGCACCTTGCTGACCATCGTCAACACCTCGACCTTCATCAGCATCCAGGGTGCCTACGACGCTGACTTTTTCACCTTCCTCAACGCCAATCTGGCGGGCCCCGTGGGCCTGCTGTTTGCTTTCATCTGGACCTTGGTGATGCGCCCGTTCGGTGTCGAGCTGGCAGCCAAGCGCATGACTCGCTTCGCCTGGCGTGACATCGTCGGCATGACCGAGACCGCGACGCTGGCCGAGCACCGCCAAGTCGGGGTACAGATGCTCGACAGGCTGATGCAGCACTTGCCGCGCTTGTCGCAAACCGGCCAGGACAGCGGTGTTGCGCTGCGCGACTTGCGTGTGGGGCTGAACTTGCTCGACCTGCTGGCCTACATGCCGCGAGCCAGCCAGCCAGCTCGCGCCAGGCTGCGCACGGTCATCGAAGAAGTGGGCGCGCACTACGCGGCTTGCTTGCGTGCAGGGGAGCGCCTGCATGCGCCGCCCGCACTGCTGCGCAACATGGAGCGTGCGCGCCTGGCGCTGAACCTGGATGAACTCTACGAACGCGGCAATGCCCGTACCCATCTGCTGCATGCCCTGAGCGGCCTGCGCCTGGCGCTGTTGCCGGGTGTAGAGGTGATGCTCGAGCCTGCCGAACAACCGCAACTGCCCCCCGGGCTGGATGGAGCGCCCCTGTGATCGGTGAAGTGGATATCAGTGGGGTCTTCCTGCCCACGCTGCTGGTGA
Proteins encoded in this region:
- a CDS encoding FUSC family protein; this encodes MNGFFSSVPPARDWFYGVRTFAASMIALYIALLLQLPRPYWAMATVYIVSSPFVGPTSSKALYRALGTLLGAAGAIFLVPPLVQSPLLLSIAIALWTGTLLFLSLNLRTANNYVLMLAGYTLPMIALAVVDNPLAVFDVASSRAQEICLGIVCAAVVGAVFWPRRLAPVVVGATGNWFSEAIRYSDTYLSRDASADKVGGMRVAMVTTFNSLELMIGQLGHEGAGPHTLKNARELRGRMIHLLPVIDALDDALVALEGRAPAHFAQLQPVLEAARQWLKGTADSASVTRWASLHEQIDRLQPGAAALDQRAELLLSNALYRLTEWADLWQDCCSLQHALRTDDAKPWRAVYRHWRLGRLTAFFDRGLMLYSVASTVLAIIVACGLWIGLGWNDGASAVILAAVSCSFFAAMDDPAPQIYRFFFWTLMSVIFSSLYLFLVLPNLHDFPMLVLAFAVPFICIGTLTVQPRFYLGTLLTIVNTSTFISIQGAYDADFFTFLNANLAGPVGLLFAFIWTLVMRPFGVELAAKRMTRFAWRDIVGMTETATLAEHRQVGVQMLDRLMQHLPRLSQTGQDSGVALRDLRVGLNLLDLLAYMPRASQPARARLRTVIEEVGAHYAACLRAGERLHAPPALLRNMERARLALNLDELYERGNARTHLLHALSGLRLALLPGVEVMLEPAEQPQLPPGLDGAPL